In Bacillota bacterium, one genomic interval encodes:
- a CDS encoding LegC family aminotransferase, with protein sequence MINEFDLNAVIGALQSVLPKNKDFIALHEPQLAGNEWLYVKQCLDTGWVSSVGKYVDQYEKLLAEYTGAKHAIAVVNGTAALHVCLKLVGVELNDEVIVPALTFVATANAVTYCAAIPHFVDSEVKTLGLDPHKLKHYLKDIAEMQHNNCYNKQTGRRIKAVIPMHTFGHPVDLDPLVEVCQRYNLELIEDAAESLGSFYKGRHTGNWGRLSALSFNGNKVITTGGGGAILTNDEELGKVAKHLTTTAKVPHKWAFYHDQIGFNYRMPNINAALGCAQLERLPSFLKKKRILAEKYYYALKNVDGVTFFTEPDFARSNYWLNVLLLDHSQAEYRNTLLELTNNQGIMTRPAWTLMNKLPMYKNCPRMDLSITQELEKCLINIPSSPGLGEAYE encoded by the coding sequence ATGATAAATGAATTTGATCTTAACGCTGTAATCGGAGCTCTGCAAAGTGTGTTACCTAAAAATAAAGATTTTATTGCCTTACATGAACCTCAATTAGCTGGTAACGAGTGGTTATATGTTAAACAATGTCTAGATACAGGTTGGGTATCTTCTGTAGGTAAGTATGTAGATCAGTATGAAAAACTTTTGGCTGAGTATACAGGAGCAAAGCACGCTATAGCTGTTGTTAACGGTACAGCGGCATTACATGTCTGCCTTAAGCTTGTTGGTGTAGAGTTAAATGATGAAGTGATAGTACCTGCATTAACCTTTGTAGCTACTGCTAATGCTGTCACCTATTGTGCAGCTATTCCTCATTTTGTGGATAGTGAGGTTAAGACACTGGGCCTTGACCCGCATAAACTTAAACATTATCTTAAAGATATTGCAGAAATGCAACATAATAACTGTTATAATAAACAGACTGGCCGGCGTATCAAAGCCGTGATACCTATGCACACCTTTGGTCATCCGGTAGATTTGGACCCATTGGTTGAAGTTTGCCAGCGTTATAACCTGGAACTTATTGAAGATGCTGCAGAGTCGCTAGGATCCTTCTATAAAGGCCGTCATACTGGAAACTGGGGACGTTTATCAGCCCTAAGCTTTAATGGAAACAAAGTTATTACTACAGGTGGTGGCGGTGCCATTTTAACCAATGATGAAGAGCTTGGTAAAGTCGCAAAGCACTTAACTACCACGGCCAAAGTGCCACATAAATGGGCCTTTTACCATGATCAAATTGGTTTTAACTATCGTATGCCAAATATAAATGCTGCTCTTGGATGTGCTCAGTTAGAGCGGTTGCCTTCTTTTTTAAAGAAAAAACGTATTCTGGCAGAAAAATACTACTACGCTTTAAAGAATGTTGATGGTGTTACATTTTTTACTGAACCCGACTTTGCTCGAAGCAATTATTGGCTTAATGTCCTATTACTTGATCATAGTCAAGCTGAATATCGCAATACTTTGCTTGAACTAACTAATAATCAAGGAATAATGACCCGGCCAGCTTGGACTTTAATGAATAAACTTCCTATGTATAAGAATTGCCCTAGAATGGATTTAAGCATAACGCAAGAATTAGAAAAATGTCTAATTAATATCCCAAGTAGCCCCGGCTTAGGAGAAGCTTATGAATAA
- a CDS encoding integrase, translating to LSAGTINNYISGVRLFYSHVLDREWNPKKIPRMKRVQKFPVIPSRQDVLAIINETTNLKHKAILSLLYGSGLRVSEAAKLRISDICSKAMRVRVDNAKHNTNRYTILSDASLIILRNYFRAFFSLQSYKPGDWLFLGQNQNDHIHVKTIKNTIIKLRDRLQLDKNISAHTLRHCFATHALEDGVDPVVIQYLLGHKNLKSTEIYLHMTSKSLMGIKSPFDTITGGRK from the coding sequence CCTTTCAGCGGGAACCATCAACAACTATATTTCCGGCGTTAGACTTTTCTATAGCCATGTACTTGACAGGGAATGGAATCCAAAGAAAATCCCACGAATGAAAAGGGTGCAAAAGTTTCCGGTAATCCCTTCTAGACAAGATGTGCTGGCGATCATAAACGAGACAACAAACCTTAAGCATAAAGCAATACTATCCTTGCTTTACGGAAGTGGGCTTCGGGTCAGCGAAGCTGCCAAGCTAAGAATATCTGACATTTGCAGTAAAGCCATGCGGGTCAGAGTAGATAACGCCAAGCACAACACTAACCGGTATACCATTTTATCTGATGCTTCCCTTATTATCCTACGAAATTATTTCCGAGCCTTCTTTTCTCTGCAAAGCTACAAGCCCGGCGATTGGCTCTTCCTCGGTCAAAACCAAAATGATCACATTCACGTTAAGACCATAAAAAACACCATAATCAAATTGCGGGATCGTCTGCAACTAGACAAAAATATTTCTGCCCATACACTTCGGCACTGCTTTGCTACCCACGCCCTGGAGGATGGAGTAGACCCCGTAGTTATTCAGTATTTACTGGGACATAAAAACCTTAAGTCTACTGAGATCTACCTGCACATGACATCCAAAAGCCTTATGGGTATCAAAAGTCCGTTTGATACTATTACTGGTGGCAGAAAATGA
- a CDS encoding Gfo/Idh/MocA family oxidoreductase, translated as MPHHLSENLWLIGAGYMALEYAKVLKNQNFPFEVIGRSKNNALQFMNKTGITPKIGGIEKVLRRSSLIPESAIVAVSGDQLATVTLTLLEQGVNRILVEKPAGLDLNEIAKLKKAAENFNARVYVAYNRRFYASVLTALDIIENDGGVSSFSFEFTELSHKIVKLKKSERVKRQWFWANSTHVIDMAFFLGGKPKEICCYSTGGTDWHPSASSFSGAGKTAKSALFSYNANWEAPGRWGIEVLTPNCRLVFRPLEQLHVQKLGSFSVESIHIDDKLDIAFKPGLYRQVEAFLTSNQSKWLKTIQEQYTDAKDIYAKIINSNITSSQ; from the coding sequence ATGCCCCATCACTTAAGTGAAAATCTTTGGCTTATCGGAGCAGGATATATGGCTTTGGAATATGCCAAAGTTTTAAAAAACCAAAATTTTCCTTTTGAAGTTATAGGAAGAAGTAAAAATAATGCATTGCAATTCATGAATAAAACTGGAATAACTCCGAAGATAGGCGGGATAGAAAAAGTACTTAGAAGGTCTTCCTTGATTCCGGAAAGCGCCATTGTTGCCGTAAGCGGCGACCAATTAGCAACAGTAACTTTAACCTTATTGGAACAAGGAGTTAATCGTATATTAGTTGAAAAACCTGCAGGCTTGGATTTAAATGAAATTGCGAAGTTAAAAAAAGCGGCGGAAAATTTCAATGCACGAGTTTATGTTGCCTATAACAGACGCTTTTACGCGTCAGTTCTTACCGCATTAGACATTATTGAAAATGACGGTGGTGTCTCGTCATTTTCTTTCGAATTTACTGAGTTAAGTCATAAAATTGTAAAACTTAAAAAATCCGAAAGAGTAAAAAGGCAGTGGTTTTGGGCAAATTCTACTCATGTAATAGATATGGCTTTTTTCTTGGGAGGCAAACCTAAAGAAATTTGTTGCTATTCTACTGGTGGAACAGACTGGCATCCTTCAGCATCAAGTTTTTCCGGTGCCGGAAAAACTGCAAAAAGTGCTCTTTTTTCCTATAATGCCAATTGGGAAGCCCCGGGGCGATGGGGAATAGAAGTTCTCACTCCCAATTGTCGTCTTGTTTTCCGACCATTGGAACAATTACATGTCCAAAAACTAGGTTCATTTTCAGTGGAATCCATACACATAGATGATAAGCTGGATATAGCTTTCAAGCCCGGCTTGTATAGGCAAGTAGAAGCTTTTTTAACTAGTAACCAAAGTAAATGGCTAAAAACTATTCAGGAACAATATACTGATGCAAAAGATATATATGCCAAGATAATTAATTCTAACATTACAAGTTCACAATGA
- a CDS encoding putative motility protein has translation MDISALSVLKNQAQLKQDVGTSLMKKVMDTAEQNSGLMNQMLDQGSAAAQLPHVGNNVNVKV, from the coding sequence ATGGACATATCGGCGCTGTCAGTGCTGAAGAACCAGGCCCAGCTGAAGCAGGACGTGGGTACGTCTTTAATGAAAAAGGTCATGGATACAGCAGAGCAAAACAGCGGCCTAATGAACCAGATGTTGGACCAGGGGAGTGCCGCTGCCCAATTGCCACACGTAGGCAATAATGTCAATGTTAAGGTATAA
- a CDS encoding NAD-dependent epimerase/dehydratase family protein, which produces MKVLITGADGFIGSHLTEQLVRSGYEVRAFVFYNSFNSWGWLDYSTQEIRDSLEVFPGDIRDPHGVKEALKGCEMVFHLAALISIPYSYHSPDTYIDTNVKGTLNVVQAARELELGKVIHTSTSEVYGTARYVPIDENHPLQCQSPYSASKVSADQVAMSYYYSFNTPVTIFRPFNTYGPRQSARAVIPAIITQIAAGKRKIKLGSLHPTRDFNYVNDTVHGFLSAAESNKSIGEVVNIGSNYEISIGDTVRLIAEVMDANIEVEIEEVRTRPEKSEVNRLWANNTKAKKLLGWEPAYGGRDGFKRGLAETVAWFTQPENIKKYKADLYNI; this is translated from the coding sequence ATGAAAGTTTTGATTACTGGTGCCGATGGTTTTATCGGTTCTCATTTGACGGAGCAATTAGTGCGATCAGGATACGAAGTACGTGCCTTTGTTTTTTATAATTCGTTTAACTCCTGGGGATGGCTCGACTATTCTACCCAAGAAATTCGTGATAGCCTGGAAGTTTTTCCAGGAGATATCCGGGACCCCCACGGGGTGAAAGAGGCATTAAAGGGATGTGAAATGGTATTTCACCTGGCCGCCCTTATATCCATTCCTTATTCTTATCACTCTCCTGATACTTACATTGATACAAACGTAAAAGGTACATTGAACGTAGTCCAAGCCGCCAGGGAACTGGAATTAGGCAAAGTGATCCATACTTCTACCAGTGAGGTTTATGGTACCGCCAGATATGTACCTATTGATGAGAACCACCCGTTGCAATGCCAGTCCCCATATTCGGCGTCTAAAGTCAGCGCAGACCAGGTAGCTATGTCATATTATTACTCTTTTAATACACCTGTTACTATTTTTCGCCCTTTTAATACCTACGGTCCGCGCCAGTCGGCAAGAGCTGTTATTCCAGCTATTATTACTCAAATTGCTGCCGGAAAACGAAAAATTAAGCTTGGATCATTGCACCCAACCCGAGATTTTAATTATGTTAATGACACTGTACATGGTTTTCTGTCTGCAGCAGAATCCAACAAATCAATAGGTGAAGTTGTTAATATTGGCAGCAATTATGAGATATCCATAGGTGATACTGTCAGATTAATAGCAGAAGTCATGGATGCAAATATTGAGGTAGAAATAGAAGAGGTTCGCACGCGCCCCGAAAAAAGTGAAGTGAACCGTCTTTGGGCAAATAACACTAAGGCCAAAAAACTTTTAGGGTGGGAGCCGGCCTACGGTGGACGAGATGGTTTCAAACGAGGTTTAGCTGAAACAGTTGCCTGGTTTACTCAACCTGAGAATATAAAAAAATATAAGGCCGATCTTTATAATATATGA
- the cysC gene encoding adenylyl-sulfate kinase, producing the protein MAKNVVYQQSRVSKQQRQHLKQHRGCILWITGLPASGKTTIANTLEYRLHQMGIHTYLLDGDNIRHGLNRDLYFSESDRRENIRRIAEVARLFVEAGIVVITAFISPYRSDRAFARQLVEHGEFIEIYAKCPVFQCEKRDPKGLYKQAREGKLKQFTGLTAPYEEPYKPELVIETNKLRVEESINHIIKYLEANHNVLHFNRHRLVETVSTVEFLNE; encoded by the coding sequence ATGGCAAAAAATGTCGTTTATCAACAGTCAAGAGTTTCCAAACAGCAACGACAACACCTAAAACAGCACCGGGGTTGTATTCTGTGGATTACCGGTCTCCCTGCTTCGGGTAAGACTACCATTGCCAATACCCTGGAATATAGGCTTCACCAAATGGGAATACACACATATTTACTGGATGGAGACAATATTAGGCACGGCCTTAACAGAGACTTGTATTTTAGCGAATCGGATCGTAGAGAAAACATCCGCCGCATTGCTGAAGTTGCTCGCCTGTTCGTTGAAGCTGGTATTGTTGTAATCACAGCTTTTATTTCACCATATCGCTCTGACAGAGCATTTGCCCGCCAACTTGTTGAGCATGGAGAGTTTATTGAAATATATGCTAAATGTCCCGTTTTTCAATGTGAAAAACGGGACCCTAAAGGTCTATATAAACAAGCTAGGGAAGGAAAATTAAAACAGTTCACGGGTCTTACAGCACCTTATGAAGAACCATATAAGCCGGAGTTAGTTATAGAAACTAATAAACTAAGAGTTGAAGAGTCTATTAATCATATAATTAAATATCTAGAAGCTAATCACAACGTTCTTCACTTCAATCGGCACCGACTGGTGGAAACGGTTTCTACTGTTGAATTTTTGAACGAATAA
- the neuB gene encoding N-acetylneuraminate synthase, translating into MFYNNHTFVIAEAGVNHNGSIDLAIQLIDVAVEAGADAVKFQTFKADQMMSGNAPKAEYQTNGTNIDETQFEMIRKLELNESTHKTLTEYCNQREIEFLSTPFDIPSLDLLSTQFNLSRIKISSGDITNGPMLLKVAQKGKPVILSTGMSNLGEIEMALGILAFGYMQSKEKPSLSAFRKAYCSEIGQKYLRENVVLLHCTTEYPAPFNDVNLLAMDTLHNAFGLKVGYSDHTSGIAISIAAVARGAKIIEKHFTLDRKLPGPDHKASLEPQELKEMIHSIRQVEIALGSPLKKLTESEEKNMLVARKSVVALTDIKKGKEFTSENIGIKRPGTETSPVFYWKLLGTLASKDFRKDEVIDL; encoded by the coding sequence ATGTTTTATAACAATCATACTTTTGTAATTGCCGAAGCGGGTGTAAATCATAATGGTTCTATAGATTTAGCTATCCAATTAATTGATGTGGCTGTCGAAGCCGGAGCTGATGCCGTAAAGTTTCAAACTTTCAAGGCCGACCAAATGATGAGCGGTAACGCACCAAAAGCAGAATACCAGACAAACGGAACAAATATCGATGAAACTCAGTTTGAAATGATAAGAAAACTAGAATTAAATGAATCTACCCATAAGACCTTGACTGAATATTGTAATCAAAGAGAGATTGAATTCCTATCAACTCCATTTGACATACCAAGTCTAGATTTGTTAAGTACTCAATTTAATTTATCTCGAATAAAAATTTCTTCTGGCGATATTACAAATGGACCAATGTTATTAAAGGTAGCACAAAAGGGTAAACCTGTCATTCTTTCTACCGGAATGAGTAACCTTGGGGAAATTGAAATGGCTTTAGGAATCTTGGCCTTTGGGTACATGCAATCTAAAGAAAAACCTTCATTGTCGGCTTTTCGAAAGGCCTACTGCTCTGAAATAGGCCAAAAGTACTTACGTGAAAACGTAGTTTTATTACATTGTACCACTGAATATCCCGCTCCTTTTAATGATGTAAATTTGCTAGCTATGGATACTTTACATAATGCTTTTGGTTTGAAGGTAGGATATTCAGATCATACCTCGGGTATTGCAATTTCAATCGCTGCTGTAGCAAGGGGAGCTAAGATAATTGAAAAGCACTTTACATTGGATAGGAAACTACCGGGGCCAGATCATAAAGCTTCTTTAGAACCTCAAGAATTAAAGGAAATGATACATTCAATTCGTCAGGTAGAGATCGCACTAGGCTCACCTCTCAAGAAATTAACAGAATCTGAAGAAAAAAACATGTTAGTTGCTAGAAAAAGTGTTGTGGCATTAACAGACATAAAAAAAGGAAAAGAATTTACAAGCGAAAATATAGGAATTAAAAGGCCAGGTACTGAAACCTCACCTGTATTCTACTGGAAGTTGTTAGGTACTTTGGCTTCTAAAGATTTTCGGAAAGACGAAGTGATCGACCTATGA
- a CDS encoding sulfotransferase, whose translation MRCIMSYNYLLITGIIRSGTTLISRAIDAHPQIAIAPDPYFGYFREFRNEIYKDFFPDFDEEQPLSDHFFDDFFHAKQQLLKSSINRKLINQNLKKVIENTAKFTEQNAPLLIPYLLRLNGDSYKDLFTQLMEIVNKVYGDKDTKVVGFKRPWVEEFVMPLLRTFPNMKIIYIIRDPRAVIASQKRASNIQHNYPLLFMIRNWRKSFAYALYNLYYNNDRFYFLRYEDLITDPKSVLKDISRFLDIKFNPKMIDVSSYRDSEGKSWTNNSSYEKTNNITTKFKSKWEEILNNEEVQCIEDLCFIEMTKLNYSRKTQTDIHRSLFLKNAFSEELNTSWIKEYGKKYLLSEENINKELLRYYIYHDVDRVKIDNVFLEQAFIVPEFFHLIKNISFNSFK comes from the coding sequence ATGAGGTGTATAATGAGCTACAATTATCTGTTGATAACCGGAATTATTCGATCAGGGACAACACTTATTTCCAGGGCTATAGATGCTCACCCTCAGATTGCTATAGCGCCCGACCCTTATTTTGGGTATTTTAGGGAATTTAGAAATGAAATTTATAAAGATTTTTTTCCTGATTTCGATGAAGAACAACCTCTTAGTGACCATTTTTTTGATGATTTTTTCCACGCTAAACAACAATTATTAAAAAGTAGCATTAATCGAAAACTCATTAATCAAAACCTAAAAAAAGTAATTGAAAACACCGCAAAATTTACTGAACAAAATGCACCGTTACTGATTCCCTACCTTTTGAGGTTAAATGGGGACAGTTACAAAGATTTATTTACACAATTGATGGAAATTGTAAATAAAGTTTACGGAGACAAGGATACTAAAGTGGTAGGTTTTAAGCGTCCCTGGGTGGAAGAATTCGTCATGCCACTCCTAAGAACATTTCCTAATATGAAGATTATTTATATTATCAGAGACCCCAGAGCTGTTATTGCCTCACAAAAAAGAGCAAGCAATATTCAACATAATTACCCATTACTATTTATGATAAGAAACTGGCGAAAGTCATTTGCTTATGCCTTATATAATTTATATTATAACAATGATAGGTTTTATTTTTTAAGATACGAAGATTTAATAACCGACCCCAAAAGTGTTTTAAAAGACATAAGTAGGTTTCTTGACATAAAATTTAATCCTAAAATGATAGACGTAAGCTCTTACAGAGACAGCGAAGGCAAATCATGGACAAATAACTCCTCCTATGAAAAAACAAATAATATTACTACAAAATTTAAGAGCAAATGGGAAGAAATTCTAAATAATGAAGAAGTACAGTGCATAGAAGATTTGTGTTTTATAGAAATGACTAAGCTTAATTATTCCCGTAAAACACAAACAGACATTCATCGTTCACTTTTCTTAAAAAATGCTTTTTCGGAGGAGTTAAACACTTCCTGGATTAAAGAATATGGAAAAAAATATTTACTTAGTGAAGAAAATATAAATAAAGAATTATTACGTTATTATATCTATCATGATGTAGACAGAGTCAAAATTGATAATGTTTTTTTAGAACAAGCATTTATAGTACCGGAGTTTTTTCATTTAATAAAGAATATTAGCTTTAACTCTTTTAAATAG
- the neuC gene encoding UDP-N-acetylglucosamine 2-epimerase (hydrolyzing) — protein MNKRKICVVTGTRAEYGLLYWLMKVIIIDKDLELQLIVTGMHLSPEFGLTYKAIEKDGFIINEKVEMLLSSDTAVGIAKSIGLATISFADALDRLKPDIIVVLGDRYEILAAVQAALVAKIPVAHIAGGDSTEGAFDESIRHSITKMSHLHFVTNEISAKRVRQLGENPNHIYNVGNPGLDHINKLKLLEREELEQALGFKLKKKNLLITFHPVTLEFQSSANQFKALLYALDTLGNDVGLIFTKPNSDTDGRIIINMIDDYVAEHINAKAFTSLGQLLYLSTISHVNAVVGNSSSGLYEVPSLKKPTVNIGDRQKGRLHASSVINCKPKTDNIIQALHEAFLKDCMDTVNPYGDGNSSEKILKIFKQIRNLDDLFKKHFFMLEC, from the coding sequence ATGAATAAACGTAAAATTTGTGTTGTGACTGGAACACGCGCAGAATATGGACTTCTCTATTGGTTAATGAAAGTAATAATAATAGATAAGGATCTAGAACTTCAATTAATTGTGACGGGAATGCATCTCTCACCAGAGTTTGGTTTGACGTACAAAGCCATTGAAAAAGATGGGTTTATTATTAATGAAAAAGTAGAAATGCTACTTTCCAGTGATACTGCTGTTGGTATTGCCAAGTCCATAGGACTGGCAACAATTAGCTTTGCTGATGCACTTGATCGTTTAAAACCAGATATTATAGTTGTATTAGGAGATCGTTACGAAATCTTAGCAGCTGTTCAAGCGGCGTTGGTTGCTAAAATCCCTGTTGCTCATATTGCAGGTGGAGATTCAACCGAAGGGGCATTTGATGAATCTATACGTCACAGTATAACTAAAATGTCGCATTTGCATTTTGTAACCAACGAGATTTCTGCAAAAAGAGTACGCCAACTAGGGGAAAATCCAAACCACATTTATAATGTAGGAAATCCAGGGTTGGATCATATAAATAAGCTAAAATTACTAGAACGAGAAGAGTTAGAACAAGCATTAGGTTTTAAACTAAAAAAGAAAAATCTACTCATTACGTTCCACCCGGTAACGTTAGAATTTCAAAGCTCAGCTAATCAGTTTAAGGCTCTCTTATATGCATTAGATACTTTAGGAAATGACGTAGGTCTAATATTTACCAAACCTAATTCAGATACAGATGGGCGAATTATAATTAATATGATCGACGACTATGTCGCTGAGCATATTAATGCAAAAGCATTTACTTCTCTAGGACAGCTTCTTTACTTAAGTACGATCTCCCATGTTAATGCAGTCGTTGGGAATTCATCTAGTGGCCTTTATGAGGTTCCTTCATTAAAAAAACCAACTGTCAATATAGGTGATAGACAAAAAGGACGCTTGCATGCATCCTCGGTAATTAATTGCAAACCAAAGACAGATAATATAATACAAGCCCTACATGAAGCCTTTTTAAAGGATTGTATGGATACTGTTAATCCATATGGCGATGGGAACAGCTCGGAGAAGATTCTTAAAATTTTTAAACAAATTCGGAACCTGGATGATCTTTTTAAAAAACACTTTTTCATGTTGGAGTGTTAA
- a CDS encoding CBS domain-containing protein, giving the protein MIQPRDKYKNVLAFPGETLEDVLPRMDKAALQVLLVVDENLCLLGTVTDGDVRRVLLRKADLKVPLAEFMYTNPTTVREGTPLASIRKLMMETNLRHIPIVDRKERVVGLHIWKEIFSKYKEKRKEKIVIMAGGKGTRLDPFTKILPKPMIPLGDKPILEIIMEKFNEHGFYNFLLSIGYKGEIIRLYFNETNNRPYNVQFIQEKEPLGTAGALGLAKDSLSETFIVTNADIIVDLDYEHLLEYHRENENSLTIVGALREFTIPYGVLKTEGQSLVNINEKPNFHYLVNTGIYVLEPQIVSFISENRFLDMTDLITMARKKNLEVGVYPHHGKWFDVGQWEEYHETLKAFNLKR; this is encoded by the coding sequence ATGATACAGCCGAGAGATAAATATAAAAATGTGCTGGCTTTTCCCGGTGAAACGCTGGAAGATGTTCTGCCAAGGATGGATAAAGCGGCATTGCAGGTACTGCTGGTTGTAGATGAAAACCTTTGTTTACTGGGCACCGTCACTGACGGGGATGTTCGCCGGGTGCTTTTACGAAAGGCCGATTTAAAAGTTCCCCTGGCAGAATTTATGTATACTAATCCCACAACAGTGCGGGAGGGAACACCGTTAGCATCAATACGCAAATTAATGATGGAGACAAATCTTAGGCACATACCAATTGTGGACAGGAAGGAAAGAGTAGTAGGTTTACATATATGGAAAGAGATATTTTCTAAATACAAGGAGAAAAGAAAAGAAAAAATTGTTATTATGGCCGGCGGTAAAGGTACCAGGTTAGACCCCTTCACAAAAATCCTACCCAAACCTATGATTCCATTGGGAGATAAGCCAATATTGGAAATAATAATGGAAAAATTTAATGAACATGGATTTTATAATTTTCTGCTTTCAATTGGTTATAAAGGTGAAATAATACGATTGTACTTCAACGAAACAAACAACCGCCCTTACAACGTTCAGTTTATTCAAGAAAAAGAACCTTTGGGTACCGCCGGGGCACTTGGATTGGCAAAAGACAGCCTTTCTGAAACCTTTATAGTAACCAATGCCGATATCATTGTAGATTTAGATTATGAGCATCTTTTAGAATACCACCGGGAAAATGAAAATTCCTTAACTATTGTCGGTGCACTACGCGAGTTTACAATTCCCTATGGAGTCTTGAAAACAGAAGGACAATCATTAGTGAACATAAATGAAAAGCCTAATTTTCATTACTTAGTTAATACCGGAATTTACGTTCTGGAACCGCAAATTGTTTCTTTTATTTCAGAAAACCGGTTCCTGGATATGACAGATCTTATAACAATGGCTAGAAAAAAAAATCTGGAAGTAGGAGTATATCCCCACCATGGCAAGTGGTTCGATGTAGGCCAGTGGGAGGAATACCATGAAACACTTAAAGCCTTTAATTTAAAGAGGTGA
- a CDS encoding acetyltransferase produces MNLPVIILGGGGHARVLIDTLLLLGKRILGFTEIAKDSCLVIRGIPMLGDDEAVLRYRPEAVRLVNGLGCIKPSNKRKFIYEHFKDLGYNFTSVIHPSSVISTDVRMGEGVQIMAGAIIQPGTRLGINSIVNTRASVDHDCYIENHAHLAPGVTLSGMVQVGRETHIGTGATVIQGVKIGSKCLIGAGSLVLKDIPVGVTAYGLPAIHISSSD; encoded by the coding sequence ATGAATCTTCCTGTTATCATTTTAGGTGGGGGCGGCCATGCCCGGGTTCTCATTGATACTCTCTTACTCTTGGGAAAAAGGATACTTGGGTTTACCGAAATTGCAAAGGATTCATGCCTTGTCATACGAGGCATTCCCATGCTGGGAGATGATGAAGCAGTCCTCCGGTACCGACCGGAAGCAGTACGGCTGGTTAACGGCCTGGGGTGCATTAAACCCAGCAATAAACGAAAATTTATTTATGAACATTTTAAAGACTTGGGCTACAATTTTACTTCTGTAATTCATCCTTCGTCAGTCATTTCCACTGATGTCAGAATGGGGGAAGGCGTTCAAATAATGGCAGGAGCGATTATTCAACCCGGCACCCGTTTAGGCATTAATTCAATTGTAAATACCCGCGCTTCTGTAGACCACGATTGTTATATAGAGAACCACGCCCATTTAGCTCCAGGTGTTACTCTTTCTGGAATGGTACAGGTAGGCCGTGAAACTCATATTGGAACTGGCGCAACGGTAATTCAAGGAGTAAAAATAGGTTCAAAATGTTTGATAGGTGCAGGATCCCTAGTGCTTAAGGATATACCTGTGGGAGTTACCGCTTATGGTTTACCAGCCATTCATATCTCTTCAAGTGATTAA
- a CDS encoding acylneuraminate cytidylyltransferase family protein, which yields MYQEKRVLGIIPARAGSKGVPGKNVRLIAGKPLINYTINTALASGIFDYLLVSTDGKDIAQVAKEAGAKVPFLRPPELATDTAKGIDVLFHAIDWCRENKMEFDWIIYLQPTSPLRSDEDIYNACTLMLERRAKAIVSVCEMDHHPWWSNVLPEDGCMKSFMRPEVVNTNRQGLPKYYRLNGAIYIAELEFLRQHKSWFGNQTYAYIMPQERSVDIDNPIDFALAEQLLSTFG from the coding sequence ATATATCAGGAAAAAAGGGTTTTAGGTATTATTCCTGCCAGGGCGGGCTCCAAGGGGGTTCCTGGAAAAAATGTTAGATTAATAGCAGGAAAACCTTTAATAAACTATACCATTAACACAGCATTAGCAAGTGGTATATTTGATTATCTGTTGGTTTCCACTGACGGCAAAGATATTGCTCAAGTGGCGAAGGAAGCCGGAGCCAAAGTCCCTTTTTTGCGTCCTCCCGAGTTAGCAACAGATACTGCCAAAGGTATTGATGTACTTTTTCACGCAATAGACTGGTGTCGAGAGAACAAAATGGAATTCGACTGGATTATTTATTTACAGCCAACCAGTCCTTTGCGAAGTGATGAAGACATTTATAATGCTTGCACCCTAATGTTAGAACGCCGGGCAAAAGCAATTGTTTCGGTTTGTGAAATGGACCATCACCCCTGGTGGTCAAATGTATTACCCGAAGACGGGTGTATGAAAAGTTTTATGCGCCCTGAAGTAGTAAACACAAATCGACAGGGTTTACCCAAATACTACCGCCTTAACGGGGCTATTTATATTGCCGAATTGGAATTCCTTCGGCAACATAAATCATGGTTTGGGAATCAAACTTACGCTTACATAATGCCGCAGGAACGGTCGGTTGACATTGATAACCCAATTGATTTTGCTTTGGCAGAGCAATTATTGTCAACATTTGGTTAA